One window of the Salminus brasiliensis chromosome 1, fSalBra1.hap2, whole genome shotgun sequence genome contains the following:
- the and1 gene encoding actinodin1, translating into MARLGRRSFSHIVAGVLLATVILPEFLLAVPVTQSLKEDAGSEKADSAESSKRLLRNRRNISWYKQHSDFWNWYKYFTDTGNQDGVAELDRVYLAYLQNKNRAEARSSYKLYLQHLGDIYKSCAESDDPNCVASYTSRQKPKAEPPKPAAVKSCDPYRDPYCLYSLGYTHYPYPASVKSPAPVKMPAPAPVKTPAYIRTPVVKDPRSGYYYYSPMLQPFLSAEQKAELLRICDTEDVECLQYHLRAAYGYKAASGALPSYAHLGCDPKSDPNCRPQLVQKAPSGLYLRYPNCDPRVDPYCAYAASMAAAQKMEAPSPSAPLERPCNPLYEENCNPLTAIGYARLASDEPKDESAPAASAMRAAPRPHFNPLAMYQDSAPASALHRGPPAPRQPQLHYPSPMEENRHPLGPPGKTKEGYDCFIGYDEECYPVRSQNEHPGLNRQVPHSPEAYEPHLNTDGSRSGIIEPDPDCDPEYDRNCRLRRYEPESEDQLMPVPRYEQRERQPAQERREEPVHHDEIPQHREEAYHEQQPENPGYDQQQYDTYMSGQEDPYASFGPQEPGAVNFQDILRGYGGQFPGQDDHRAYAGDYKKK; encoded by the exons ATGGCTCGCTTGGGAAGACGGTCCTTCTCTCACATAGTCGCAGGAGTCTTGCTGGCTACAGTGATACTTCCAG AGTTCCTCCTGGCTGTACCAGTGACCCAGAGCTTGAAGGAAGATG CAGGTTCAGAAAAAGCAGATTCTGCAGAATCTTCCAAAAGGCTTCTACGTAACAGAAGAAACATCAGCTGGTACAAGCAGCACTCTGATTTCTGGAACTGGTACAAGTACTTCACTGACACAGGCAACCAGGACGGC GTTGCAGAGCTGGATCGCGTGTATCTCGCATACTTGCAGAACAAGAATCGAGCTGAGGCCCGTAGCTCCTACAAGCTCTACTTACAGCACCTGGGTGACATCTACAAGTCCTGTGCCGAGTCCGACGACCCAAACTGTGTGGCCTCCTACACAAGCAGACAAAAGCCCAAAGCCGAACCCCCTAAACCTGCGGCCGTCAAATCCTGTGATCCTTACAGGGATCCGTATTGCTTGTATTCTCTAGGATACACGCATTACCCATACCCTGCTTCTGTGAAGTCTCCTGCCCCTGTGAAGATGCCTGCCCCAGCCCCAGTTAAGACCCCGGCCTACATTCGTACACCTGTCGTGAAGGACCCCCGCTCaggctactactactactccccAATGCTGCAACCCTTCTTGTCTGCTGAGCAGAAGGCTGAGCTGCTGCGCATCTGCGACACCGAAGATGTGGAGTGTTTGCAGTACCATTTGCGTGCAGCCTATGGCTACAAGGCTGCGTCTGGGGCACTCCCATCATATGCCCACCTGGGTTGTGACCCCAAGAGTGACCCAAACTGCAGACCCCAGCTTGTGCAAAAGGCCCCATCTGGTCTATACCTTCGGTATCCTAACTGCGATCCCCGGGTTGACCCATATTGTGCCTATGCTGCCTCAATGGCAGCTGCCCAGAAAATGGAGGCACCTTCTCCTTCAGCTCCCCTTGAGAGGCCCTGCAACCCTCTTTATGAAGAGAATTGCAACCCTCTGACAGCTATCGGGTATGCCAGGTTGGCCTCTGATGAGCCCAAAGATGAATCAGCTCCGGCGGCCAGTGCCATGCGTGCTGCACCCAGGCCCCATTTTAATCCCTTAGCCATGTACCAGGACTCTGCTCCTGCTTCTGCCTTGCATAGAGGGCCACCTGCCCCACGCCAACCTCAGCTACACTATCCTTCTCCAATGGAGGAGAACCGTCATCCTCTGGGACCCCCGGGCAAGACCAAGGAGGGCTATGACTGCTTTATTGGCTATGATGAAGAGTGCTACCCAGTAAGAAGCCAGAACGAGCATCCTGGTCTAAACAGGCAGGTGCCCCATTCCCCTGAAGCATACGAGCCCCACCTTAATACTGACGGCTCCAGAAGTGGTATAATTGAGCCAGATCCTGACTGTGACCCAGAATACGATCGCAACTGTCGTCTACGACGTTATGAGCCTGAGTCTGAAGACCAGCTGATGCCTGTTCCCCGGTATGAGCAACGTGAACGCCAGCCTGCTCAGGAACGCAGAGAAGAGCCAGTCCACCATGATGAGATCCCTCAGCATAGAGAAGAGGCCTACCATGAACAGCAGCCAGAGAACCCAGGCTATGACCAACAGCAGTATGACACTTACATGAGCGGCCAGGAAGACCCCTATGCCAGTTTTGGTCCCCAGGAGCCAGGTGCAGTCAACTTCCAGGATATCCTGAGAGGTTACGGAGGTCAGTTCCCTGGGCAGGATGACCATCGCGCCTATGCAGGAGACTACAAAAAGAAATGA
- the LOC140536435 gene encoding beta-galactoside alpha-2,6-sialyltransferase 1-like: MNRSPQQTLEKNIFVTFVFMVILFLAFIVLRSHLLLPTWSQPLTTRPQPQVPFNIPSAVKNAIEKYKKENKFKVTQRAYKSQALSLAGLMCTLKTRVHVNTVKPGDGPFSGEQWEKSIPKQSLQATLGTPKTCAVVMSAGALNGSSLGTDIDAHDAVIRFNAAPTRGFEKDVGTKTTARIVNSQLVMSESAEFLKDPLYNTGVLIIWDPSPYSRDLHVWYKNHDYNFHECYHEYRRLHPEQPFYIMSPSMQWDLWDVIQENSPVDIQPNPPSSGMMGIIVMMSVCKRISVYEFVPSQRKTDLCYYYSSNRNWQCTLGHYHPLMFEKSLVKRLNRGHEEDVLMLGKITLDGYSEYACTDS; this comes from the exons ATGAACAGGAGTCCCCAGCAGACACtggaaaaaaacatatttgtgaCTTTTGTTTTTATGGTCATATTATTTTTGGCCTTCATTGTTTTAAGATCTCATTTACTGTTGCCTACATGGTCACAGCCTTTAACTACGAGGCCCCAGCCACAGGTTCCCTTTAATATCCCAAGTGCTGTCAAAAATGCCATTGAGAAGTACAAAAAGGAAAATAAGTTCAAAGTTACACAAAGGGCCTACAAGAGTCAGGCCCTTAGTCTGGCGGGCCTGATGTGCACACTGAAGACCAGAGTACATGTGAACACAGTGAAGCCTGGAGATGGACCTTTCTCAGGAGAACAGTGGGAGAAATCAATACCCAAGCAGAGTCTCCAAGCAACACTGGGGACTCCTAAAACATGTGCCGTGGTAATGTCAGCAGGGGCTCTAAACGGCTCTTCACTGGGCACAGATATTG ACGCCCACGATGCTGTGATTCGATTTAATGCAGCACCAACAAGAGGATTTGAAAAGGACGTGGGAACGAAAACCACTGCACGCATTGTTAATTCACAG CTTGTAATGTCTGAGAGTGCAGAGTTTCTCAAAGATCCTCTGTATAACACGGGTGTGCTAATTATTTGGGATCCATCACCTTACTCCAGAGATCTGCATGTG TGGTACAAAAATCACGATTATAATTTCCATGAGTGCTACCATGAGTACCGCAGACTCCACCCTGAGCAACCCTTCTACATCATGAGTCCTTCCATGCAGTGGGATCTGTGGGACGTGATTCAGGAAAACTCGCCTGTGGACATCCAGCCCAATCCACcttcctctggaatgatgg GTATCATTGTGATGATGAGCGTGTGTAAGCGAATTAGTGTGTATGAGTTTGTGCCATCACAGCGAAAGACGGACCTCTGCTACTACTATAGCTCAAACCGAAATTGGCAGTGCACTCTGGGACACTACCATCCCTTAATGTTTGAAAAGAGCCTGGTCAAGCGTCTTAATCGGGGCCATGAGGAGGATGTCTTGATGCTTGGAAAAATCACACTGGACGGATATTCAGAATATGCTTGTACAGACAGCTAG
- the cops9 gene encoding COP9 signalosome complex subunit 9: protein MKPAVDEMFPEGAGPYVDLDEAGGSTGLLMDLAANEKAVHSDFFNDFEDLFDDDDIQ, encoded by the exons ATGAAACCAGCAGTGGATGAGATGTTCCCTGAAGGAGCCGGACCGTATGTGGATCTGGATGAG GCAGGGGGAAGCACTGGACTGTTAATGGACCTGGCTGCCAATGAGAAAGCGGTGCACTCAGACTTCTTCAATG ATTTTGAAGATCTCTTTGATGACGACGATATTCAGTGA